A region of Propionispora vibrioides DNA encodes the following proteins:
- a CDS encoding response regulator transcription factor, whose translation MKKILIMEDDIGIAELERDYLEANGFAVEIAADGNQGLQKALAEEYALILLDIMLPGQDGFQVCRRVRERKNTPILLVSARREDIDKIRGFGLGADDYIVKPFSPNELVARVKGHIARYERLTCGENSGDKILRYAGLEIQLDARRVFVEGEEMTLKNREFELLAFLAENPGIVFSREKIFDRVWGMEAIGDNATVMVHINRIREKIEPDPAHPVYIETVWGTGYRFNKF comes from the coding sequence ATGAAGAAGATTTTGATCATGGAAGATGATATCGGCATCGCCGAATTAGAGCGGGATTATCTGGAGGCAAACGGTTTTGCCGTGGAAATTGCTGCCGACGGAAACCAGGGATTACAAAAGGCGCTGGCTGAAGAGTATGCGCTTATACTGTTGGATATTATGCTGCCTGGACAAGATGGCTTTCAGGTGTGCCGCCGGGTGCGCGAACGCAAGAACACGCCAATTCTTCTGGTATCAGCCCGGCGGGAGGATATTGATAAAATTCGCGGCTTTGGCCTTGGCGCCGATGATTATATTGTGAAGCCGTTCAGCCCGAATGAGTTGGTGGCGCGGGTGAAGGGACATATTGCCCGTTATGAGCGGTTGACTTGCGGAGAAAACTCCGGCGATAAGATACTGCGCTATGCCGGCCTGGAAATCCAATTGGATGCACGCCGTGTTTTTGTTGAGGGAGAAGAAATGACGTTGAAAAACCGGGAGTTTGAGTTGCTGGCATTTTTGGCGGAGAATCCGGGGATTGTCTTTAGCCGGGAAAAGATTTTTGACCGTGTTTGGGGGATGGAGGCCATTGGCGACAATGCCACGGTCATGGTTCATATTAACCGTATTCGTGAAAAAATTGAGCCTGATCCGGCTCATCCGGTCTACATTGAGACGGTTTGGGGGACCGGTTACCGGTTTAATAAATTTTAG
- a CDS encoding phosphatase PAP2 family protein, translating into MEWIVTLDQTILFWIQNHLVSSVLNPYMIFLSAIGNSGIIWIVLGIALLAVKKYRWLGVTVLLALVMSLVLGNGILKPLAARLRPCTVFPWMPLLISLPTDYSFPSGHTFASFAAAAAIFCRSRKLGATAFLLATGIGFSRLYLFVHYPSDVLAGVLLGTLSGVAAHRLSSHLSTVRSWHWQQVLPKSVIVVRKDEFNKQ; encoded by the coding sequence ATGGAATGGATAGTGACTTTAGATCAAACCATATTGTTTTGGATACAAAATCACTTGGTTAGCAGTGTGCTCAATCCGTATATGATATTTCTTTCGGCGATAGGAAATTCAGGAATTATCTGGATTGTACTGGGTATCGCATTACTGGCGGTAAAAAAATATCGCTGGCTGGGTGTGACCGTTTTGCTGGCACTGGTGATGAGTCTGGTTTTGGGTAACGGCATCTTGAAGCCGCTGGCAGCGCGCTTGCGGCCGTGTACGGTTTTTCCGTGGATGCCTTTGCTGATATCGTTACCGACGGATTATTCTTTTCCCTCAGGACATACTTTCGCCTCCTTTGCAGCAGCGGCAGCAATTTTCTGCCGAAGCAGGAAACTGGGGGCTACAGCTTTTTTACTGGCAACCGGAATCGGGTTTTCCCGGTTGTATTTGTTTGTGCACTATCCCAGTGATGTTCTGGCGGGAGTGCTGCTGGGTACCCTATCAGGTGTGGCTGCTCACAGGCTGAGCAGTCATTTATCGACAGTCCGCTCCTGGCACTGGCAACAGGTATTGCCGAAATCTGTGATTGTTGTGCGTAAAGATGAATTTAATAAGCAATAG
- a CDS encoding DedA family protein, whose protein sequence is MEQVTMIFLNFIDTWGYLAVAVLMGFENACIPIPSELILGFAGKMHFTGALVAGMAGGMAGSVFAYAVGHCGGRSFVQHYGKYFLVKESHVAFAQRWFDQYGVKAVFLSRMLPVVRTFISLPAGFAHVNVKKFLFYTFMGSLPWTVLMLWAGMMLGEGWRLLTDIGHEASIAFIGLSVVVLSVLYVRYKRYRNVRDDGSR, encoded by the coding sequence ATGGAACAAGTTACCATGATATTTCTTAATTTTATTGATACGTGGGGCTATCTGGCAGTTGCTGTACTTATGGGATTTGAAAATGCCTGCATTCCCATTCCCAGCGAGCTTATCTTAGGTTTTGCCGGCAAAATGCATTTTACCGGAGCTTTGGTTGCCGGTATGGCCGGTGGTATGGCCGGCTCGGTTTTTGCCTATGCAGTTGGTCACTGTGGCGGACGTTCTTTTGTTCAACATTACGGTAAGTATTTTTTGGTGAAGGAATCCCATGTGGCATTTGCCCAGCGCTGGTTTGATCAATATGGAGTAAAGGCGGTCTTTCTCAGCCGTATGCTGCCGGTTGTGCGTACGTTTATTTCTCTCCCGGCGGGTTTTGCCCATGTGAATGTAAAAAAATTTCTCTTTTATACTTTTATGGGTTCACTGCCCTGGACGGTATTAATGCTTTGGGCGGGTATGATGCTGGGGGAAGGCTGGCGGCTTTTAACTGACATTGGTCATGAAGCAAGTATTGCCTTTATTGGCTTGTCTGTAGTGGTTCTGTCCGTATTATATGTGCGGTATAAACGCTACAGAAATGTCCGGGACGATGGCAGCAGGTAA
- a CDS encoding ArnT family glycosyltransferase, with translation MTTTKKHILILLAIGAVLFFLGNSFIAITDPVESNYTLTAAEMFASGDYISPRIYGNYWYDKPVFFYWELIAAFKVFGVNEFAARFFPALAGVAGLFMVYGFARRVYDAKTGLFSALILGTSFEYWLISKTVITDLSLFLFFNAVLVFFYLAYTSQHKNYYYLCYLFAGLAVLTKGPVGILLPGFIITVFILWCRDFAEIKHMRWLGGMAIFLLVGGGWYYIMYQLHGQIFLDTFLGIHNVLRATVSEHPKFNVWYYYTVIFFLGFFPWCFSLPMVIRKYWKKRQWPVLDQTTVFLLLWAFLVNGFYQCMATKYTTYTLPALMPTAILAARLLYAQERLVKRLVAFSICFYLALTFLVAVPLCNSSYSGRNIAVALQGHVQTGDMVINYGDYKASVVFYGHKTVYNLVHANELEKVRPKAMSWSSKNVMPFISFEELPDNKNLYIIVDKNKRSDFDKSFKTDEWKVVKMLPEATIYYRPAQGSD, from the coding sequence ATGACAACTACAAAAAAACATATATTGATTCTTTTGGCTATAGGTGCGGTTTTGTTTTTCCTTGGCAATTCTTTCATTGCGATCACAGATCCGGTTGAGTCAAATTATACGCTAACCGCGGCGGAAATGTTCGCGTCAGGTGATTATATATCACCACGCATTTACGGTAATTATTGGTATGATAAGCCGGTTTTCTTTTATTGGGAACTCATTGCTGCGTTTAAGGTCTTTGGCGTCAATGAATTTGCTGCCCGCTTTTTTCCGGCTCTTGCCGGAGTTGCCGGCTTGTTTATGGTTTATGGTTTTGCCCGCAGAGTTTACGATGCCAAGACAGGTCTTTTCTCAGCATTGATCCTGGGCACTTCCTTTGAGTATTGGCTTATTTCAAAGACGGTCATTACCGACCTCAGCTTATTTCTCTTTTTCAATGCCGTGCTTGTCTTTTTTTATCTTGCCTATACGAGCCAGCATAAAAATTATTACTATCTTTGTTATTTGTTTGCGGGGTTGGCGGTGCTTACCAAGGGGCCGGTCGGAATTTTACTGCCTGGCTTTATTATAACGGTATTTATTCTCTGGTGTCGTGATTTTGCTGAGATCAAGCATATGAGATGGTTGGGCGGTATGGCAATTTTTCTGCTTGTGGGAGGCGGTTGGTACTATATCATGTATCAACTGCATGGGCAGATTTTTCTCGACACCTTCCTTGGTATTCACAATGTGCTGCGGGCCACAGTGTCGGAGCATCCGAAGTTTAATGTGTGGTATTACTATACGGTTATTTTCTTTCTGGGCTTCTTTCCCTGGTGCTTTAGTCTGCCTATGGTTATTCGGAAATACTGGAAAAAGCGTCAGTGGCCGGTCCTTGATCAGACAACGGTCTTTCTGTTGCTTTGGGCGTTTTTGGTCAACGGATTCTATCAGTGTATGGCAACAAAGTATACGACATACACTCTGCCGGCCTTGATGCCGACTGCTATTTTAGCTGCACGCCTGCTTTACGCACAGGAAAGACTGGTTAAGCGTCTTGTGGCATTCAGTATTTGCTTTTATCTGGCTTTGACATTTTTGGTGGCTGTTCCACTTTGTAATAGCTCTTATTCGGGACGGAATATTGCCGTTGCTTTGCAAGGTCATGTGCAAACCGGGGATATGGTTATCAATTACGGTGATTATAAGGCATCGGTTGTCTTCTACGGGCATAAAACGGTTTATAATCTGGTGCATGCTAATGAGTTGGAAAAGGTTAGACCTAAGGCGATGAGCTGGAGCAGTAAGAATGTGATGCCGTTTATTTCCTTTGAAGAACTTCCTGACAACAAGAATTTGTATATCATCGTGGATAAAAACAAACGCAGTGATTTTGATAAATCATTCAAAACAGACGAGTGGAAAGTGGTTAAAATGTTGCCCGAGGCAACGATATATTACCGACCGGCTCAAGGGTCCGACTAG
- a CDS encoding ArnT family glycosyltransferase, whose translation MMKWDRKAELTIVVLVAAFIMFFQLGHLPLLDPDEPVYAQTAREMLQTGDFISPRIYGDFWYDKPPMYYWLVAGSFKLFGQSEFAARFPSALLAVCGVLLVYRFGKSIFGRRAGLIAALVLATSVEYFYLGKAAVTDITLTFFMTASLLLYLKGRYYPAYAAAGLAVLTKGPVAIVLPAAIVLAHLVWTRGFGEIKRIKLVSGTLLMLLVASPWYLAMYHFHGMDFVDTFLGFHNVTRFLKPEHPSGTLWYYYIPVLLLGFFPWTVFLGQTGKRIWQERKGLVGRELSCLAIWAGAVFVFFSLSQTKLISYILPMYPPLALLTGWYIDHCISREAVQGVFGKPVILLLLFFGLLEGGLVWGALEYLPALVPGVVLTGLVFGLTAAGAWLAVKQGQAIRLVGVLTGGMLLFVVVLMTCLFPAAAPALSVKDVAADFKAQYDGQAPVYVEKFLRPGFAYYMEQPGEELTSINQVLAEMKNASRPIYFVVKEKNYRSLPPAEQQQLQLVAVADNVVVLRKE comes from the coding sequence ATGATGAAATGGGATAGAAAAGCAGAATTGACTATTGTTGTGCTGGTGGCAGCGTTTATTATGTTTTTTCAATTGGGACATTTGCCGCTTTTGGATCCGGATGAACCGGTTTATGCCCAGACGGCAAGGGAGATGCTGCAAACGGGGGACTTCATATCACCCCGGATCTACGGTGATTTTTGGTATGATAAGCCGCCCATGTATTATTGGCTGGTAGCCGGTTCGTTTAAGCTGTTCGGGCAGAGCGAGTTTGCCGCCCGATTTCCCTCGGCCTTGCTGGCCGTTTGTGGCGTACTCCTGGTTTATCGTTTCGGCAAATCAATCTTTGGCCGGCGGGCCGGGCTTATTGCTGCCTTGGTGCTGGCGACCAGTGTGGAATATTTTTACTTGGGCAAGGCGGCTGTAACCGATATTACGTTGACTTTTTTTATGACGGCTTCCTTGTTGCTGTACCTAAAAGGAAGGTACTATCCGGCTTATGCGGCTGCCGGACTGGCGGTTTTAACCAAGGGTCCTGTAGCTATTGTTTTACCGGCAGCCATTGTTCTAGCCCATCTTGTTTGGACAAGGGGCTTTGGGGAGATAAAACGGATCAAACTAGTTAGCGGAACACTATTGATGTTGTTGGTTGCCTCTCCCTGGTATTTGGCCATGTACCATTTTCATGGCATGGACTTTGTAGATACCTTTCTCGGCTTTCATAATGTAACCCGGTTTCTTAAACCGGAACATCCGTCCGGGACGCTTTGGTATTACTATATTCCTGTGCTTTTACTTGGTTTTTTTCCCTGGACAGTGTTTCTTGGCCAAACCGGTAAACGCATCTGGCAGGAACGGAAAGGACTGGTTGGCCGGGAGTTGAGTTGTCTGGCTATCTGGGCGGGAGCGGTGTTTGTTTTTTTCAGCCTGTCGCAGACTAAGTTGATTTCGTATATTTTACCGATGTATCCCCCCTTAGCCCTGCTAACCGGCTGGTATATCGATCATTGCATCTCCCGGGAGGCGGTACAAGGCGTGTTTGGCAAACCGGTTATTTTACTGCTGTTATTCTTTGGTTTGCTGGAAGGTGGGCTTGTTTGGGGAGCCTTGGAGTATCTGCCGGCTCTTGTCCCGGGTGTCGTTCTGACCGGCTTGGTTTTTGGTCTGACTGCTGCCGGCGCCTGGCTGGCGGTGAAACAGGGGCAGGCGATACGGCTTGTTGGAGTGCTTACCGGCGGCATGCTGTTATTTGTTGTTGTTTTGATGACCTGTCTGTTTCCGGCGGCAGCGCCGGCCTTGTCGGTTAAGGATGTGGCCGCTGATTTTAAGGCCCAGTATGACGGGCAGGCGCCGGTCTATGTGGAGAAGTTTCTCCGGCCGGGTTTTGCTTATTATATGGAGCAGCCTGGTGAGGAGCTTACCTCGATCAACCAGGTGCTGGCCGAAATGAAAAATGCGTCAAGGCCAATCTATTTTGTTGTTAAGGAGAAAAATTACCGGAGCTTGCCGCCAGCAGAGCAGCAACAATTGCAGCTTGTTGCGGTAGCGGACAATGTGGTAGTGCTCAGGAAAGAATGA
- a CDS encoding ArnT family glycosyltransferase yields the protein MKNIYRVLLFIAVFVLFASFGQQLPITDPVESNYVLTAKEMLTANDWLSPRIYDHVWFDKPAMVYWLLNLSFTLFGVSEWAARLVPALFGAGGVVLMEWFVSQVASPRQGLLAAGLLATSFQYFLLSKLLITDMILFVFANAAVVFFYLSYTRRDKARYRYLGMYLCMALAVLTKGPVGLVLPALIIVLFLVWERNWPELRNLRPFSGGLLFLVVVLPWYGYMFFAYGDTFWNSFFGVHNYLRATVSEHPKDDVFYYYIVIFFVSTLPWNGLALGGLYAGVKKLGKDSLHTLLALWILLYLVVYSCMATKYPTYTFPLLFPVIILAVLFVTERRIRNSVAWILAPFALAFAVFLGASYPFISFEVFSGLAAVSLALIGYTWWRGCKRGAEAMVWVGCAGMLCFYFLVSVLVLPGAARERSGKELAELLRPYAGYTIGTYQFYSTSAVFYSGSLLVKMQSPEQDKPSQAGLNWSLKYTMPESTLPELYKQAGPVLVVVTADKTNDFEQEAKGYAYAKVGVSEEYCLYKLEK from the coding sequence ATGAAAAATATATACCGAGTGCTTCTCTTTATTGCTGTATTTGTGCTATTTGCCAGTTTTGGGCAGCAACTTCCCATTACTGATCCGGTGGAATCCAACTATGTTTTGACGGCCAAGGAAATGCTGACAGCCAATGACTGGCTGTCACCGCGGATTTACGACCATGTATGGTTTGATAAGCCGGCCATGGTTTACTGGCTGCTGAACCTTTCTTTTACGCTCTTTGGTGTGAGCGAATGGGCGGCCCGGCTGGTACCAGCCTTGTTTGGGGCCGGCGGGGTAGTGCTCATGGAATGGTTTGTTTCTCAGGTGGCTTCGCCGCGCCAGGGACTGCTGGCTGCCGGGCTGTTGGCAACTTCTTTCCAATATTTCTTATTGTCGAAGCTGCTGATTACCGATATGATTCTCTTCGTGTTTGCCAATGCGGCAGTGGTGTTTTTTTATTTAAGTTATACGCGACGGGATAAGGCGAGATACCGCTACCTGGGAATGTACCTTTGCATGGCGCTGGCGGTACTAACTAAGGGGCCGGTTGGCCTGGTGCTGCCGGCATTGATTATTGTGCTGTTCCTTGTTTGGGAGCGAAATTGGCCGGAACTGAGAAATCTGCGCCCTTTCTCCGGGGGATTGCTATTTTTGGTGGTAGTACTGCCCTGGTATGGGTATATGTTTTTTGCCTATGGCGATACTTTTTGGAATTCCTTCTTTGGTGTTCATAATTATCTGCGGGCTACAGTGTCGGAACATCCTAAAGATGATGTGTTTTACTATTATATTGTAATATTTTTTGTCAGCACACTGCCGTGGAACGGATTGGCCCTGGGTGGACTGTACGCCGGGGTGAAAAAACTGGGCAAAGACTCTCTGCATACTCTGCTGGCCTTATGGATCTTGCTGTATTTGGTCGTTTATTCCTGCATGGCCACTAAATATCCGACCTATACCTTCCCGCTATTGTTTCCGGTGATTATTCTGGCGGTGCTGTTTGTAACGGAACGGAGAATAAGAAACAGCGTCGCCTGGATACTGGCGCCGTTTGCCCTGGCTTTTGCTGTCTTTCTCGGCGCCAGCTACCCTTTTATCTCTTTTGAGGTTTTTAGCGGACTGGCGGCAGTTAGTCTGGCACTTATTGGTTATACCTGGTGGCGCGGTTGTAAGCGCGGTGCCGAGGCCATGGTTTGGGTCGGTTGTGCCGGAATGCTCTGCTTTTATTTTCTCGTTTCGGTTTTAGTATTACCTGGTGCAGCCCGGGAGCGGTCGGGAAAGGAGCTCGCCGAATTGCTCCGCCCCTATGCCGGCTATACGATCGGCACTTATCAGTTTTATAGTACATCGGCCGTTTTTTATAGTGGCAGCCTTTTGGTAAAAATGCAGTCCCCCGAACAGGATAAGCCTTCGCAAGCGGGACTGAACTGGTCTTTGAAATATACTATGCCGGAAAGTACCTTGCCGGAGTTATACAAGCAAGCTGGACCGGTCCTGGTAGTTGTAACCGCTGATAAGACGAATGATTTTGAACAAGAGGCGAAAGGCTATGCCTATGCTAAAGTGGGTGTTTCCGAAGAGTATTGTTTGTATAAACTGGAAAAGTAA
- a CDS encoding response regulator transcription factor — MHILLAEDDRRLGNLIQHMLQKEGMTVDWVVRGDTALEYAAYSPYDVIILDWMMPGQTGLAVCEQLREQGYHQAILLLTAKDAVEDRVLGLDTGADDYLVKPFEFSELLARLRALCRRSSHQLKEDVIEFGGLALERTSRVLRQPDGNKIQLSGREFQILDMLLQNKGQVVPRELILDRVWGLEAEVTSNNLDAYVRLLRKKIDPSGGNGLLQTVRGIGYKLEEA; from the coding sequence ATGCACATTTTGTTGGCGGAAGATGACCGGCGGCTGGGAAATTTGATCCAGCATATGCTGCAAAAAGAGGGAATGACGGTAGACTGGGTGGTAAGGGGTGATACGGCACTTGAGTATGCAGCCTATTCGCCTTATGATGTCATTATTTTGGACTGGATGATGCCAGGGCAGACGGGATTGGCAGTTTGCGAGCAACTGCGGGAGCAGGGTTATCATCAGGCTATTTTGCTGCTGACCGCCAAGGATGCGGTGGAAGACCGGGTGCTTGGCCTGGATACCGGCGCCGATGATTATCTGGTGAAACCCTTCGAGTTTTCCGAACTGTTGGCGCGTCTGCGGGCGCTTTGCCGGCGAAGTTCTCATCAGCTGAAAGAGGATGTCATCGAGTTTGGCGGACTGGCTCTGGAACGAACCAGCCGGGTGCTGCGCCAGCCTGACGGGAATAAGATTCAGCTTTCCGGCCGGGAATTTCAGATTCTGGACATGCTGCTGCAAAATAAGGGACAGGTTGTGCCCAGGGAGCTGATTCTGGACCGGGTATGGGGCCTGGAGGCGGAGGTCACGTCCAATAATTTGGATGCCTATGTTCGCCTGTTGCGCAAAAAAATCGACCCCAGCGGCGGCAACGGCTTGCTCCAAACGGTACGGGGTATCGGCTATAAACTGGAGGAAGCGTAG
- a CDS encoding sensor histidine kinase, giving the protein MFTKIRWRLTFLYSGFMGFFLLAFVVSTYFGLSWVVYSNEKDEVLLFAEEEAREHAAVMMHGELLQQAFQDQENRDMGRMFAYAFDNTGKMITAEKPNSVVEDAVLDEIAHWNAPMGEVVRLPVDLPNTDKDLLMMLVALPVMHGEEQLGTVYVGRDSSQYYQLLQTLLYILVLVSLVFLLVASAGGYIMAGRAMIPIKKSYERQRDFVADASHELRTPLSVLMASVEAVQAEQQNEEQGFVRQVLADMKDEIRRMTRLISDLLTLARADAAVINLFKENFDLVPLVEQAVRAMQHLAVEKTIKIDFSAAETSLLIFADKERINQLLLILLDNGIKYVPAGGRVVVNLERAAKAEEVVLGVTDNGPGIPESEQAMIFERFYRMDKERSREMGGSGLGLSIAKWITEAHGGTITVKSRPGQGASFIVTLPRAF; this is encoded by the coding sequence ATGTTCACCAAGATCAGATGGCGGCTCACTTTTTTGTATTCCGGTTTTATGGGTTTTTTCTTACTGGCCTTTGTGGTGAGCACTTATTTTGGTTTGTCGTGGGTGGTGTATTCAAACGAGAAGGATGAAGTACTGCTGTTTGCCGAGGAGGAAGCCCGTGAGCACGCTGCCGTGATGATGCATGGTGAGCTGCTGCAACAGGCCTTCCAGGATCAGGAGAACCGGGACATGGGTAGAATGTTTGCCTATGCGTTTGATAATACCGGTAAGATGATTACGGCGGAAAAGCCTAATTCTGTCGTTGAAGATGCTGTACTCGACGAAATTGCTCACTGGAATGCGCCGATGGGCGAAGTGGTGCGGTTGCCGGTGGATTTGCCAAATACCGATAAGGATCTACTGATGATGCTGGTAGCCCTGCCGGTCATGCATGGGGAGGAGCAGCTGGGGACGGTGTATGTCGGTCGTGACAGCAGTCAGTACTATCAGCTTTTACAGACGCTGCTGTATATTCTGGTGCTGGTTTCACTGGTGTTTTTGCTGGTTGCCTCGGCCGGCGGCTATATTATGGCTGGCCGGGCGATGATTCCTATAAAAAAATCCTATGAGCGGCAGCGGGATTTTGTGGCTGATGCCTCGCACGAACTAAGGACGCCACTCAGCGTACTGATGGCTTCAGTGGAAGCGGTTCAGGCTGAGCAGCAGAATGAGGAACAGGGTTTTGTACGGCAGGTGCTGGCCGATATGAAGGACGAAATCAGGCGAATGACCAGGCTGATCAGCGATTTGCTGACCCTGGCCCGGGCAGATGCCGCCGTAATCAACCTTTTTAAGGAAAATTTTGACTTAGTGCCACTGGTGGAGCAGGCCGTTCGGGCCATGCAGCACCTGGCGGTGGAGAAGACTATAAAAATTGATTTTAGTGCCGCCGAAACTTCACTGCTTATTTTTGCTGATAAGGAGCGAATTAATCAATTATTGCTGATCCTGCTGGATAACGGAATAAAATATGTGCCAGCCGGCGGCCGGGTAGTGGTCAATTTGGAACGGGCTGCCAAGGCGGAAGAGGTAGTGTTGGGAGTGACCGATAATGGTCCCGGTATTCCCGAGAGTGAGCAGGCGATGATCTTTGAACGGTTTTACCGGATGGATAAGGAACGGTCCCGTGAAATGGGCGGCAGCGGTCTGGGGCTGTCGATCGCCAAATGGATTACCGAGGCTCATGGCGGAACAATTACGGTAAAAAGCCGGCCAGGCCAGGGGGCTTCCTTTATTGTCACACTGCCCCGGGCTTTCTAG